A window from Thalassophryne amazonica chromosome 15, fThaAma1.1, whole genome shotgun sequence encodes these proteins:
- the chrna6 gene encoding neuronal acetylcholine receptor subunit alpha-6: MQPAAPWTLRLLLAGVMAQGCFSSKAEDRLFRKLFRRYNQFIRPVENVSNPVTVEFEVSISQLVKVDEVNQIMETNLWLRHIWNDYKLRWNPAEFEGIEFIRVPSNKIWRPDIVLYNNAVGDFLVEDKTKALLKFDGTITWVPPAIFKSSCPMDITYFPFDYQNCSMKFGSWTYDKAKIDLVLIGSKVNLKDFWESGEWEIIDAPGYKHDIKYNCCEEIYPDITYSFYIRRLPLFYTINLIIPCLLISFLTVLVFYLPSDCGEKVTLCISVLLSLTVFLLVITETIPSTSLVIPLIGEYLLFTMIFVTLSIVITVFVLNVHYRTPMTHTMPGWVRSVFLKVLPRIMLMRRPIDEEGKAEGLEFSGEAGGAGGGGGGGGGKGGKRRSSLLQQVGGSSVNCLEFGDCKLLSLEGCSGRKSPCSCQHSTETPEVPDSGKMSRPLSSQSINTVVAFSVLSPEVKQAIESVKYIAENMKSRNKAKEVEDDWKYVAMVIDRIFLWVFVTVCILGTMGLFLQPLFGFLS; this comes from the exons GCTGTTTTTCATCCAAAGCAGAGGATCGACTGTTTAGGAAGCTGTTTAGAAGATACAACCAGTTCATCAGACCCGTGGAGAATGTGTCCAACCCGGTCACCGTGGAGTTTGAGGTCTCCATCTCACAGCTGGTCAAAGTT GATGAGGTGAATCAGATCATGGAGACAAATCTGTGGCTCAGACAC ATTTGGAACGACTACAAACTGCGATGGAATCCGGCAGAATTTGAGGGAATCGAGTTCATCAGAGTTCCATCAAACAAGATCTGGAGACCTGACATTGTACTCTACAACAA CGCTGTAGGTGATTTCCTGGTGGAGGATAAGACCAAAGCTCTGCTGAAGTTTGATGGGACCATCACCTGGGTTCctccagccattttcaaatcctCCTGTCCCATGGACATCACATACTTCCCCTTTGACTACCAGAACTGCTCCATGAAGTTTGGCTCCTGGACTTACGACAAAGCCAAGATTGACCTGGTACtcattgggtcaaag GTGAACCTGAAAGACTTCTGGGAAAGCGGTGAGTGGGAAATCATTGACGCTCCCGGATACAAACACGATATCAAATACAACTGCTGTGAGGAGATCTATCCCGACATCACCTACTCCTTCTACATTCGGCGCCTGCCGCTCTTCTACACCATCAACCTCATCATCCCTTGCCTCCTCATCTCTTTCCTCACGGTGCTGGTTTTCTATCTCCCATCTGACTGTGGAGAGAAGGTCACGCTCTGTATCTCTGTCCTGCTCTCCCTCACTGTCTTTCTCTTGGTTATCACTGAGACCATCCCCTCCACTTCGCTGGTCATTCCGCTCATTGGCGAGTACCTGCTCTTCACAATGATCTTTGTCACGCTCAGCATTGTCATCACTGTCTTTGTGCTGAATGTGCACTACCGCACGCCCATGACCCACACCATGCCGGGCTGGGTGCGTTCGGTGTTTCTCAAGGTGTTGCCACGGATTATGCTGATGCGGAGACCGATTGATGAAGAGGGCAAGGCTGAGGGTTTGGAATTCAGTGGGGAggcaggaggagctggagggggaggaggaggcggAGGAGGAAAAGGTGGGAAGAGGAGGAGTAGCTTACTGCAG CAGGTTGGAGGAAGCTCAGTCAACTGTCTGGAGTTTGGCGACTGCAAACTTCTGTCCCTGGAAGGTTGCAGTGGGAGAAAAAGCCCCTGTTCCTGCCAGCACAGTACAGAGACGCCAGAAGTACCAGACTCAGGGAAGATGTCGCGTCCGCTGAGCTCCCAGAGTATCAACACAGTGGTGGCTTTTTCTGTGCTTTCACCTGAGGTCAAACAGGCCATCGAGAGTGTCAAGTACATCGCAGAGAACATGAAGAGCCGCAACAAGGCCAAAGAG GTGGAGGATGATTGGAAGTACGTTGCCATGGTGATTGATAGAATCTTCCTTTGGGTGTTTGTGACCGTGTGCATCCTGGGAACGATGGGTCTCTTCCTACAGCCTCTTTTTGGCTTCCTCTCATAA